In Castanea sativa cultivar Marrone di Chiusa Pesio chromosome 6, ASM4071231v1, a single window of DNA contains:
- the LOC142639044 gene encoding UDP-galactose/UDP-glucose transporter 4-like — MKNEEQERSLFGISLSTRPKWQQFLICSSGFFFGYLVNGICEEYVYNRLKFSYGWYFTFVQGFVYLFLLYIQGFTPKQMVNPWKTYVKLSAVLMGSHGLTKGSLAYLNYPAQLMFKSTKVLPVMIMGAFIPGLRRKYPPHEYISAVLLVVGLILFTLADAQTSPNFSVIGVIMVSGALIMDSFLGNLQEAIFTMNPETTQTEMLFCSTVVGLPLLIPPMLVTGELFKAWVSCWEHPYVYGVLVFEAMATFIGQVSVLSLIALFGAATTAMITTARKAVTLLLSYLIFTKPLTEQHGTGLLLIAMGITLKLLPENKHTKRSSNSSASAKNAKPASSEREITQLENLGQDEEKRPLV, encoded by the exons ATGAAGAACGAAGAACAAGAACGGTCTTTGTTTGGGATTTCGCTCTCAACCAGACCCAAATGGCAGCAGTTCCTCATTTGCTCATCTGGGTTCTTCTTTGGCTATCTTGTCAATGGTATCTGCGAG GAGTATGTGTACAATCGGCTCAAATTCAG CTATGGTTGGTATTTCACATTTGTTCAAGGATTTGTCTATCTGTTTCTGCTTTATATCCAAGGCTTCACCCCAAAGCAAATGGTAAACCCATGGAAGACTTATGTGAAACTCTCTGCTGTCCTTATGGGTTCACATGGACTCACCAAAGGGTCTCTGGCTTACCTAAACTACCCAGCGCAACTCATGTTCAAATCCACAAAG GTACTCCCGGTGATGATAATGGGTGCATTCATACCGGGTCTGAGGCGGAAATACCCGCCTCATGAATACATATCGGCAGTACttttggttgtgggtttgatCCTCTTCACCTTAGCAGATGCACAAACTTCTCCCAACTTCAGTGTAATTGGTGTTATCATGGTATCTGGAGCTCTAATCATGGATTCCTTTTTGGGTAATTTGCAAGAAGCTATCTTTACCATGAATCCCGAAACCACGCAG ACTGAGATGTTGTTTTGCTCAACCGTAGTTGGCTTGCCTCTCTTGATTCCACCAATGCTTGTAACGGGTGAATTATTCAAAGCATGGGTTTCATGTTGGGAG catCCATACGTTTATGGCGTGTTAGTGTTTGAAGCCATGGCCACGTTTATCGGCCAAGTTTCTGTCCTTTCCCTCATAGCCCTCTTTGGTGCTGCCACCACTGCCATG ATAACAACAGCAAGGAAGGCGGTGACATTATTATTGTCATACTTAATATTTACAAAGCCATTGACTGAACAACATGGGACTGGGCTTCTCCTAATTGCTATGGGAATCACATTGAAGCTCTTGCCTGAAAATAAACACACCAAGAGGTCCTCCAACTCCTCTGCCAGTGCCAAAAATGCAAAGCCTGCCAGCAGTGAAAGAGAGATAACTCAACTAGAAAATTTAGGacaagatgaagaaaagaggCCACTAGTCTGA
- the LOC142640202 gene encoding uncharacterized protein LOC142640202 yields the protein MSEKGQQEDVLHALYSCPKLEELWSLNPLWNHSSLKQTTSFLDLIGNIFTENRDPTFFPIVWALWKRSNDLRIGKACGTLGQLFSQAKDRLREFAMHNTTMTSAMQRTLAQWTPPDNEHYKINFDGALFQADNCAGIGVVIRNGCGQVMASLSQQIPLPLTVIEVEALVARRALILVQEISFTRVVLEGDSQTLITALKTGSHTLAHFGHIAQDIRYLASSFSDVSYTHVRRQCNTVAHSLARRAILSPFLQVWMEDVPLELVDVLQADFQSLD from the exons ATGTCTGAAAAG GGGCAGCAAGAAGATGTGCTCCATGCTCTTTATAGCTGCCCGAAGCTTGAAGAACTATGGTCCCTAAATCCGTTATGGAACCATAGTAGTTTAAAGCAAACGACTTCCTTTCTTGATCTTATAGGCAATATTTTCACAGAGAATAGGGATCCGACTTTTTTCCCTATAGTATGGGCATTGTGGAAGAGGAGTAATGACCTTCGGATTGGGAAAGCTTGTGGTACACTTGGACAGTTATTCTCACAGGCCAAAGACAGACTGAGGGAATTTGCTATGCACAACACCACAATGACCTCTGCTATGCAAAGAACACTAGCACAATGGACACCACCGGATAATGAGCATTACAAAATAAACTTTGATGGGGCTCTATTTCAGGCAGATAACTGTGCGGGAATAGGAGTTGTTATTCGGAATGGATGTGGGCAGGTTATGGCGTCCCTTTCTCAACAAATTCCCCTTCCCTTGACAGTCATTGAAGTGGAAGCATTGGTAGCACGAAGAGCATTAATCCTAGTGCAGGAAATTAGTTTCACCCGAGTAGTGTTGGAAGGAGACTCTCAGACCCTCATCACTGCACTCAAAACTGGTTCACACACCCTAGCTCACTTTGGACACATTGCTCAGGATATACGGTATTTAGCCTCTAGTTTTTCAGATGTAAGTTATACACATGTACGTAGGCAATGCAATACTGTAGCTCATTCACTTGCGAGACGAGCAATCCTTTCCCCTTTTTTACAAGTCTGGATGGAAGATGTACCACTAGAACTTGTAGATGTACTTCAGGCTGACTTCCAAAGCCTTGATTAA